A genomic segment from Chitinophaga flava encodes:
- a CDS encoding SgcJ/EcaC family oxidoreductase encodes MNKVVEIKAIRQATEEIFRSFEAQDFRSSAVHLTEDCDYITFDGTHLKGKAAYIESHEQLMNNFMFRGAKLEGEIDQMRFLNDRTAVMIAHGAIRFRWQKKAPQSRQSINTTLWIKNTEDRWQMAAFHNCRIKKPSLFIKWITKMASIIRG; translated from the coding sequence ATGAACAAAGTAGTGGAAATAAAAGCTATCAGACAGGCCACCGAAGAGATCTTCCGGTCGTTTGAAGCTCAGGATTTCAGAAGCTCTGCCGTCCATCTCACGGAGGATTGCGACTATATTACTTTTGACGGAACACACCTGAAAGGAAAAGCAGCTTATATCGAATCGCATGAACAACTCATGAATAATTTTATGTTCAGGGGCGCCAAACTGGAAGGTGAGATAGACCAGATGCGTTTTCTGAACGACCGGACGGCGGTCATGATCGCACATGGAGCCATCCGTTTCCGCTGGCAGAAAAAAGCGCCACAAAGCCGTCAGTCTATCAACACTACCCTGTGGATCAAAAACACAGAAGACCGCTGGCAGATGGCAGCTTTCCATAACTGCAGAATTAAGAAACCAAGCCTGTTCATAAAATGGATCACTAAGATGGCCAGCATAATTAGGGGATGA